The following coding sequences are from one Geothrix sp. window:
- a CDS encoding PD-(D/E)XK nuclease family protein — MSYDPFDGVLLNDPRPPVSGAVSLMLHLRVARRLAKAQGRTAGPSLEALKTRAQACRELLAQGLLPATLRELQAYGLDLGQPKASHSLASVLAHLEAYLKEVEAGGYLEPDLALWQAVDLELAGKRGLWIERTEADGPIEAGLRDLVPTRLRALACVPGLGGATFRLAAQKGGDASGLFGSAQPLVAWFLDGLEAHGESLPNDLNLSEPEGWGSAPWSSALESLFEGPLDLKDHADTFQRGLVEGPLDLLRHAIEQVCVWLDAGIPPAEITLIHPEPQTVAAFLVPLLAEEGVALHVRGGLLPLLASEAWSPLWTLLMGVQRLDPCAVSAGLRASRRDDLRHWADALALADQSGTLAFEGSFMHLRDRVKDYAQGIWQELATLRATTQTAHRWAERLESLATTLRLPMDPDDFYSPLGLLKEAWGNETWTFADMLLALEAFLDAARSSEIPRAVEGLRLVTPGTILDDWNGARATLILDLSEGAWPSRPAENPDLDGDRKAAINRALLAWSQTEPTATFPPALQRFWLPRSEHGDQIPRAFQREAYAFNKVLAMTRERLVVLSPAQDEDGRMKSQGPFWTALEGAALWSPEPALHSRLRWRWEGHDQSPHQQARATAAQARPASEALLAEAPDFDLAPGLRAAWRKGQDSASPTALEGLAKCPFRSFAERVWGLQTFDARTRMSMAVGILVHHIMEEALMPFVGEEDWPAAFQTALGLGPEASADDLIPHLQSLWLDNQDQWLKELDRHIPQEQWPQAVLRLESLLPNVAAGLLRDVQAEAPDKGEFALLDPTRLLAPKAKKAAAPPPETWRRSLLALEGSLGPVALDLGDGRSLVVSGKVDRIERWTSDDLSFLRVVDYKTSKETYLKAYAEEDAPFASHLQTPLYMLLAEQVYLGERATAVLFSLRDDDPKPFTKHLVTLAEAGPDGAWRQRLLTNLARFDSRLESGDFPPTPGEHCSQCQLAALCGRPVDVTVETDGEGD, encoded by the coding sequence ATGAGCTACGACCCCTTTGATGGCGTGTTGCTGAACGACCCCCGACCGCCTGTGTCAGGTGCCGTCAGCCTCATGCTGCATCTGCGGGTGGCGCGAAGACTGGCCAAGGCCCAGGGACGCACAGCGGGCCCCAGCCTCGAGGCGCTGAAGACACGTGCTCAGGCCTGCCGGGAACTGCTGGCTCAGGGTCTTTTGCCTGCCACCTTGCGAGAATTGCAGGCCTACGGGCTGGACCTCGGCCAGCCCAAGGCTTCCCACAGCCTCGCCAGCGTTCTAGCCCACCTGGAGGCCTACCTCAAGGAAGTGGAAGCGGGCGGCTATCTAGAGCCGGACCTAGCCCTATGGCAGGCCGTGGACCTGGAACTGGCCGGGAAACGGGGGCTCTGGATCGAGCGGACCGAGGCCGATGGGCCCATTGAAGCCGGACTTCGTGACCTGGTGCCCACGCGTCTTCGGGCCCTGGCCTGTGTTCCGGGCCTGGGAGGCGCCACGTTCAGGCTCGCGGCCCAGAAAGGTGGCGATGCCTCCGGCCTCTTCGGCAGCGCACAACCCCTGGTGGCGTGGTTCCTCGATGGGCTCGAAGCCCATGGCGAAAGCCTCCCCAATGACCTCAACCTTTCTGAGCCGGAGGGCTGGGGATCGGCGCCGTGGTCATCCGCTCTGGAATCCCTGTTCGAGGGACCGCTTGATCTGAAGGACCATGCGGACACCTTCCAGCGGGGACTCGTCGAAGGCCCTCTCGACCTGCTGCGCCATGCCATTGAACAGGTTTGCGTCTGGCTGGATGCGGGCATTCCCCCGGCTGAGATCACCCTCATCCATCCCGAGCCGCAAACGGTGGCCGCCTTCCTTGTACCCCTGCTGGCCGAAGAAGGCGTGGCCCTCCATGTGCGCGGTGGTCTGCTGCCCCTCCTCGCCAGCGAAGCCTGGAGTCCGCTCTGGACCCTGCTCATGGGCGTGCAGCGGCTGGACCCCTGCGCCGTGTCCGCCGGACTCCGCGCCTCCAGGCGCGACGACCTCCGCCACTGGGCGGATGCCCTGGCCCTCGCCGATCAGAGCGGGACGCTCGCGTTCGAAGGCAGCTTCATGCACCTGCGAGACCGCGTGAAGGACTACGCCCAAGGCATCTGGCAGGAACTGGCCACGCTGAGGGCAACCACCCAGACGGCGCACAGGTGGGCCGAGCGCTTGGAGTCCTTGGCCACCACGCTGCGACTGCCCATGGATCCCGATGATTTCTATTCGCCATTGGGCCTGCTCAAAGAAGCCTGGGGCAACGAGACTTGGACCTTCGCCGACATGCTCCTGGCGTTGGAGGCCTTCCTGGATGCGGCGCGCAGCAGCGAGATCCCCCGAGCCGTCGAGGGCCTGCGGCTGGTGACCCCCGGCACGATCCTCGACGACTGGAACGGCGCCCGCGCCACCCTGATCCTCGACCTCTCCGAAGGTGCCTGGCCTAGCCGCCCCGCCGAGAACCCCGACCTGGACGGCGACCGCAAGGCCGCCATCAATCGCGCGCTGCTCGCCTGGAGCCAGACTGAACCGACGGCGACCTTCCCCCCTGCCCTGCAGCGGTTCTGGCTTCCCCGTAGCGAGCATGGCGACCAGATTCCCCGCGCCTTCCAGCGGGAGGCCTACGCCTTCAACAAGGTGCTGGCCATGACTCGCGAGCGCCTGGTGGTGCTCAGTCCTGCCCAGGATGAGGATGGCCGCATGAAGTCCCAGGGACCCTTCTGGACGGCGCTGGAAGGTGCAGCCCTGTGGAGTCCTGAGCCCGCGCTGCACAGCCGCCTGCGATGGCGCTGGGAAGGGCACGACCAATCCCCTCACCAACAGGCCCGGGCCACCGCCGCCCAGGCCCGCCCGGCCAGCGAGGCGCTGCTGGCGGAAGCGCCCGACTTCGACCTTGCTCCAGGGCTCCGCGCCGCCTGGCGCAAGGGGCAGGACAGCGCCAGCCCCACCGCGCTCGAAGGCCTCGCCAAATGCCCCTTCCGTTCTTTCGCGGAGCGCGTCTGGGGCCTGCAGACCTTCGATGCGCGTACCCGGATGTCCATGGCCGTGGGCATCCTCGTCCACCACATCATGGAAGAGGCCCTGATGCCCTTCGTGGGCGAAGAGGACTGGCCTGCCGCCTTCCAGACGGCCCTGGGCCTGGGTCCTGAGGCCAGCGCCGATGACCTCATCCCCCACCTGCAATCCCTCTGGCTGGACAATCAGGACCAGTGGCTGAAGGAGCTGGACCGCCACATCCCCCAGGAGCAGTGGCCTCAGGCCGTGCTCCGCCTGGAATCCCTGCTGCCCAACGTGGCCGCTGGTCTGCTGCGGGATGTCCAGGCGGAAGCCCCCGACAAGGGCGAATTCGCGTTGCTCGACCCAACACGCCTGTTAGCTCCAAAGGCAAAGAAGGCTGCAGCGCCCCCACCGGAGACCTGGCGCCGGAGCCTCCTGGCCCTCGAAGGCAGCCTGGGTCCAGTCGCCCTGGACCTGGGTGACGGCCGCTCCCTCGTGGTCAGCGGCAAGGTGGATCGCATTGAGCGCTGGACCAGTGACGACCTCTCCTTCCTGCGGGTGGTGGACTACAAGACCTCGAAGGAGACCTACCTCAAGGCCTACGCCGAGGAGGACGCACCCTTCGCCTCGCACCTGCAGACCCCGCTCTACATGCTGCTGGCCGAGCAGGTCTACCTGGGCGAACGCGCCACGGCGGTGCTTTTTTCCCTGCGTGACGATGACCCCAAGCCCTTCACCAAGCACCTCGTCACCCTGGCCGAGGCCGGTCCCGACGGAGCCTGGCGCCAGCGGCTGCTCACGAATCTCGCTCGTTTTGATTCGCGGCTGGAGTCGGGGGATTTCCCGCCGACTCCCGGCGAGCATTGCAGCCAGTGTCAGTTGGCGGCCCTCTGCGGGCGGCCCGTGGACGTGACCGTCGAGACCGATGGGGAGGGGGACTGA